In Sulfitobacter sp. W027, a single window of DNA contains:
- the ubiE gene encoding bifunctional demethylmenaquinone methyltransferase/2-methoxy-6-polyprenyl-1,4-benzoquinol methylase UbiE, which produces MTQDADKTTHFGFETVPEHEKAGRVQGVFNSVASKYDIMNDVMSMGIHRVWKEAMMDWLAPRPGQKLLDVAGGTGDVSFKFLGRAGHGHATVLDLTEPMLVEGRKRAEADSLSGSLDWVVGDAMALPFPDNTFDVYTISFGIRNVTRPQEALNEAYRVLRPGGRLMVLEFSQLPNPAMQKAYDLYSFNVIPRMGQAIAGDRDSYQYLVESIRNFPDQETFLSMVRAAGFGQAKYRNLTMGIAALHSGWKI; this is translated from the coding sequence ATGACCCAGGACGCCGACAAAACCACCCATTTCGGGTTCGAGACCGTGCCCGAGCATGAAAAAGCAGGTCGCGTGCAGGGTGTGTTCAACTCCGTCGCCAGCAAATATGACATCATGAACGATGTGATGAGCATGGGGATCCACCGCGTCTGGAAAGAAGCGATGATGGATTGGCTCGCCCCGCGTCCCGGTCAGAAGTTGCTCGATGTGGCAGGGGGCACGGGCGATGTGTCTTTCAAATTTCTGGGCCGCGCGGGCCACGGTCATGCGACGGTGCTTGACTTGACCGAGCCGATGCTCGTCGAAGGCCGCAAACGCGCCGAGGCCGACAGCCTGAGCGGCAGTCTCGACTGGGTTGTGGGCGACGCTATGGCGCTGCCGTTCCCTGACAATACATTCGACGTCTACACGATCAGCTTTGGCATTCGTAACGTGACCCGCCCCCAAGAAGCGCTGAACGAGGCTTACCGCGTGTTGCGCCCCGGCGGGCGCCTGATGGTGCTGGAATTCAGCCAATTGCCCAACCCGGCGATGCAGAAAGCCTATGATCTCTACAGCTTCAATGTGATCCCGCGCATGGGCCAAGCTATCGCAGGTGACCGCGATAGCTATCAGTATCTGGTCGAATCGATCCGTAACTTCCCCGATCAGGAGACCTTCCTGTCGATGGTGCGGGCGGCGGGCTTTGGTCAGGCCAAGTACCGCAACCTGACAATGGGCATCGCGGCGCTGCACTCCGGCTGGAAAATCTGA